A genomic segment from Corythoichthys intestinalis isolate RoL2023-P3 chromosome 2, ASM3026506v1, whole genome shotgun sequence encodes:
- the LOC130912555 gene encoding glycerol-3-phosphate dehydrogenase [NAD(+)], cytoplasmic isoform X2 has protein sequence MWVFEEMVNGRKLTEIINTDHENVKYLPGHKLPANVLAVPDLVEASCDADILVFVIPHQFIGKACDSMKGKIKTDALGISLIKGVDEGPDGLKLISDVIQEKLGIAMSVLMGANIANEVADEKFCETTIGCKNENHGALLKELMQTSNFRVTVVQEHDVVEICGALKNIVAVGAGFCDGLGFGDNTKAAVIRLGLMEMIAFARIFCTAGPVSSATFLESCGVADLITTCYGGRNRKVAEAFAKTGKSIEELENEMLNGQKLQGPATAAEVYLILKHKNLVDKFPLFNAVYQICYQGHPVTEFISCLQNHPEHM, from the exons atgtgggtgttTGAGGAGATGGTGAACGGGCGCAAACTGACTGAAATAATCAACACTGACCATGAGAATGTCAAGTACCTTCCTGGACACAAGTTACCAGCAAATGTG CTGGCAGTTCCAGACTTGGTGGAAGCATCCTGTGATGCAGACATTCTGGTGTTTGTCATTCCGCACCAATTTATTGGGAAAGCCTGTGATTCCATGAAGGGCAAGATAAAGACTGATGCACTGGGCATTTCTCTAATCAAG GGTGTTGACGAGGGGCCCGATGGACTAAAACTTATCTCTGATGTGATCCAAGAGAAGCTTGGAATTGCAATGAGTGTTCTGATGGGGGCCAACATTGCCAATGAAGTAGCAGATGAAAAGTTTTGTGAAACTACCATCG GGTGCAAAAATGAAAACCATGGGGCTCTCTTAAAGGAGCTCATGCAGACCAGCAACTTCCGCGTGACTGTCGTGCAGGAGCATGATGTGGTGGAAATCTGTGGAGCTTTGAag AACATTGTTGCAGTGGGAGCGGGTTTTTGTGACGGTCTGGGTTTTGGTGACAACACAAAAGCCGCAGTGATCCGGTTAGGTCTGATGGAAATGATTGCGTTTGCCCGCATTTTCTGCACGGCCGGGCCTGTGTCCTCTGCGACCTTTCTTGAAAGCTGCGGTGTTGCCGATCTCATCACAACCTGCTACGGTGGCCGCAATCGCAAAGTAGCCGAAGCCTTTGCCAAGACAGGGAAG TCCATCGAGGAGCTGGAGAACGAGATGCTGAATGGCCAGAAACTCCAAGGACCAGCAACTGCAGCTGAGGTCTATCTCATCCTCAAACACAAAAACCTGGTTGACAA GTTCCCACTGTTCAACGCCGTCTATCAGATCTGCTACCAAGGCCATCCAGTCACAGAGTTTATCAGCTGCTTGCAAAACCATCCAGAGCACATGTAA
- the g6pd gene encoding glucose-6-phosphate 1-dehydrogenase: protein MGTRASAEKMSNIPLSRSEVFGELRKELHNDHEFRKSDAHIFIIMGASGDLAKKKIYPTLWWLFRDGLLPEKTFFIGFARSDLTVDAIRASCMPYLKVTDSEADRLSVFFSRNSYICGKYADGDSFANLNKHILTLPEGSEANRLFYLALPPTVYHNVTQNIKHHCMSEKGWTRVIVEKPFGHDLQSSEELSAHLSSLFTEDQIYRIDHYLGKEMVQNLMVLRFGNRIFGPIWNRDSVACVVLTFKEPFGTQGRGGYFDDFGIIRDVMQNHLLQLLSLVAMEKPASTSSDDVRDEKVKVLKCINPVLMSDVVLGQYVGDPEGEGDAKLGYLDDPTVPKGSTQSTFATAVLYVHNERWDGVPFILRCGKALNERKAEVRLQFTDVPGDIFGNQCRRNELVVRVQPNEAVYAKMMSKKPGVYFCPEETELDLTYKSRYKDVKLPDAYERLILDVFCGSQMHFVRSDELKEAWRIFTPLLHQIDNEKPKPIPYKYGSRGPTEADDLAKRVGFRYEGTYKWVNPNKL, encoded by the exons ATCATCATGGGAGCCTCG GGTGACCTGGCCAAGAAGAAAATCTACCCAACACTGTG GTGGTTGTTCAGAGACGGTCTTCTCCcagagaaaacattttttattggcTTTGCTCGTTCTGACCTGACAGTTGATGCTATCAGGGCTTCGTGCATGCCATACCTCAAG GTGACAGACTCAGAAGCAGATCGTTTGTCTGTCTTCTTTAGCAGGAACTCTTATATATGTGGAAAATATGCCGATGGGGATTCCTTTGCCAATCTCAATAAACACATCCTAACACTCCCTGAAGGATCAGAAGCAAATAGGCTCTTCTACCTGGCCCTGCCACCCACAGTTTACCACAATGTTACCCAGAATATAAAACATCACTGTATGAGCGAAAA AGGCTGGACCAGAGTGATTGTCGAGAAGCCGTTTGGACATGACCTTCAGAGCTCTGAAGAGTTGTCTGCTCACCTCTCGTCCCTCTTCACTGAAGACCAAATCTACCGTATTGATCACTATCTAGGCAAAGAAATGGTGCAAAACCTTATGGTGCTCAG ATTTGGGAACCGCATCTTTGGACCAATTTGGAATAGGGACAGCGTGGCCTGTGTGGTCCTCACATTTAAGGAACCATTTGGCACTCAGGGAAGAGGAGGCTACTTTGATGACTTTGGAATAATCCG AGATGTCATGCAGAACCATCTGCTCCAGTTGCTGTCTCTGGTTGCCATGGAGAAACCAGCCTCCACTAGTTCTGATGATGTCAGAGATGAAAAG GTCAAAGTGCTGAAATGCATCAATCCGGTGTTAATGTCAGATGTGGTGCTGGGTCAATATGTGGGTGACCCAGAAGGGGAAGGCGATGCCAAATTGGGTTACCTTGATGATCCCACAGTTCCTAAAGGATCCACTCAGTCCACATTTGCCACAGCAGTGCTGTACGTGCACAATGAGCGCTGGGATG GCGTTCCTTTCATCCTCCGCTGTGGAAAAGCTCTAAATGAGAGGAAGGCCGAGGTGCGGCTGCAATTCACAGACGTCCCCGGGGACATTTTCGGAAATCAGTGTCGCCGAAATGAGCTGGTGGTTCGTGTGCAACCCAATGAAGCCGTTTACGCCAAGATGATGAGCAAGAAACCAGGCGTGTACTTCTGCCCCGAGGAAACGGAGCTGGATCTCACCTACAAGAGCAGATATAAG gatGTAAAGCTACCAGATGCCTATGAACGTCTCATTCTGGACGTTTTCTGTGGGAGTCAGATGCACTTTGTACGCAG TGATGAATTAAAAGAAGCCTGGAGGATCTTCACTCCACTCCTTCACCAAATAGACAATGAGAAGCCAAAGCCTATTCCTTACAAATACGGAAG CCGGGGTCCAACAGAAGCAGATGACCTTGCAAAGAGAGTCGGATTCCGCTATGAAGGCACCTACAAATGGGTGAACCCCAATAAACTTTAG
- the LOC130912555 gene encoding glycerol-3-phosphate dehydrogenase [NAD(+)], cytoplasmic isoform X1, with protein sequence MAAAKKVCIIGSGNWGSAIAKIVGANAAQNSKFDNTVKMWVFEEMVNGRKLTEIINTDHENVKYLPGHKLPANVLAVPDLVEASCDADILVFVIPHQFIGKACDSMKGKIKTDALGISLIKGVDEGPDGLKLISDVIQEKLGIAMSVLMGANIANEVADEKFCETTIGCKNENHGALLKELMQTSNFRVTVVQEHDVVEICGALKNIVAVGAGFCDGLGFGDNTKAAVIRLGLMEMIAFARIFCTAGPVSSATFLESCGVADLITTCYGGRNRKVAEAFAKTGKSIEELENEMLNGQKLQGPATAAEVYLILKHKNLVDKFPLFNAVYQICYQGHPVTEFISCLQNHPEHM encoded by the exons ATGGCAGCCGCGAAGAAAGTCTGTATCATCGGCTCTGGAAACTG GGGCTCTGCCATTGCCAAGATAGTGGGTGCCAATGCTGCTCAGAATTCCAAATTTGACAACAcggtaaaaatgtgggtgttTGAGGAGATGGTGAACGGGCGCAAACTGACTGAAATAATCAACACTGACCATGAGAATGTCAAGTACCTTCCTGGACACAAGTTACCAGCAAATGTG CTGGCAGTTCCAGACTTGGTGGAAGCATCCTGTGATGCAGACATTCTGGTGTTTGTCATTCCGCACCAATTTATTGGGAAAGCCTGTGATTCCATGAAGGGCAAGATAAAGACTGATGCACTGGGCATTTCTCTAATCAAG GGTGTTGACGAGGGGCCCGATGGACTAAAACTTATCTCTGATGTGATCCAAGAGAAGCTTGGAATTGCAATGAGTGTTCTGATGGGGGCCAACATTGCCAATGAAGTAGCAGATGAAAAGTTTTGTGAAACTACCATCG GGTGCAAAAATGAAAACCATGGGGCTCTCTTAAAGGAGCTCATGCAGACCAGCAACTTCCGCGTGACTGTCGTGCAGGAGCATGATGTGGTGGAAATCTGTGGAGCTTTGAag AACATTGTTGCAGTGGGAGCGGGTTTTTGTGACGGTCTGGGTTTTGGTGACAACACAAAAGCCGCAGTGATCCGGTTAGGTCTGATGGAAATGATTGCGTTTGCCCGCATTTTCTGCACGGCCGGGCCTGTGTCCTCTGCGACCTTTCTTGAAAGCTGCGGTGTTGCCGATCTCATCACAACCTGCTACGGTGGCCGCAATCGCAAAGTAGCCGAAGCCTTTGCCAAGACAGGGAAG TCCATCGAGGAGCTGGAGAACGAGATGCTGAATGGCCAGAAACTCCAAGGACCAGCAACTGCAGCTGAGGTCTATCTCATCCTCAAACACAAAAACCTGGTTGACAA GTTCCCACTGTTCAACGCCGTCTATCAGATCTGCTACCAAGGCCATCCAGTCACAGAGTTTATCAGCTGCTTGCAAAACCATCCAGAGCACATGTAA